One region of Acinetobacter sp. 10FS3-1 genomic DNA includes:
- a CDS encoding DotA/TraY family protein, translating into MSIYCQIASNPDCSNDQAITMLGSIFGKNFIDAFISGSSPANAQPEVGTLAPVLMGGIASIAFSLSIVIASCLLLTALLNSAQDGEAFGTGSSKATIVMRFLFSWLMLLPTPSGYSVIQVILMTFVLWSNGSTNKLYQDSIKEALFSTRGLSQPTDATRDIWGLRATAIQALRQIHCVSVLNAEFYGQEPKTNVWLARSSTNANISVPPGWTANIIPSDRVMGTFMYGHYDKAYNKQSVDASDTRTFTKATFFYATSDKGGKIGTSTSGICGYRTLTIQRFDTQVQSFIDSINNPNDKDLTYDGDLKKAVGLSSDEQKTALNAIVTLNQSIQAKKYNFMISYLMQLEKWYMDQNIIVTASENVGENPFKNASIASLDNLVDSNITQANTIVKNLLSSGHDAAFGAALDALSNMLVGKGWTQASSIRQRVLGFQNEMQKANKAQVFTFSDPVLNETVVSGEQGKAIRASVVEAFDAFTAKIITRQDWNVGLGELGASQGLSNATDAAAAQRSAENYIATNTTWINDLQTAVVYALLHGGSGPSEKYAQQKSNSVNPLSKYNSETDVIANMQKAGEYMMAASVAANMLKISVESVYLSGRLLPGFFFEDKKNQVLDAVYHFVSSIAYPILTTLMMACMALGLYMAVIIPSMPTLFFTTAVVAWFIHIIQAMAGLPLWSLMHMIPERTFAGSQTQGYVTIIALFLRPILTLVGLWFGFILSNPILFYVTDAFWGSQLLQFNSTQGGDISAVFFGFVTFAGWMTAYCTLILAVCYMIFGLCSQLPNTVLEWLGSSLNAGNWGESNAQTSIQGISGNTPKGGGGGKELKRPNSNPKNGGNEPSGGGGSTAYSGKSPANGLTQMPVSHSLTGGGKGGSGATGGAGANGTTSNPTAGGIGGAGATGGSGATGGAGATGGAGANGTTSNPARTQSYGANGATVVGGGGSYAGGTSNVQSSNTATMTTSLNSQKPKGMSFNASVTPPMSSGKTSSSGGARGKTGNGKKGG; encoded by the coding sequence ATGTCTATATATTGTCAGATCGCATCGAACCCTGACTGTAGTAATGACCAAGCCATTACGATGTTGGGGTCGATATTCGGGAAGAACTTTATAGATGCGTTTATATCTGGTTCCAGTCCGGCTAATGCACAGCCAGAAGTGGGAACCTTAGCACCTGTATTAATGGGTGGTATTGCGTCTATTGCGTTTTCTCTCTCGATAGTAATTGCGTCTTGCTTATTATTAACAGCACTACTCAACTCCGCACAAGATGGTGAAGCTTTTGGCACAGGCAGTTCCAAAGCAACCATTGTTATGCGTTTCCTATTTTCCTGGCTAATGCTTTTACCTACGCCTAGTGGTTATAGTGTTATTCAGGTTATTTTGATGACGTTTGTTTTATGGAGTAATGGCTCCACCAACAAGCTCTATCAAGATTCAATTAAAGAAGCATTGTTCTCCACAAGAGGTTTAAGTCAGCCAACTGACGCAACTCGTGATATTTGGGGATTACGTGCTACCGCAATTCAAGCATTGCGTCAGATTCACTGTGTCTCTGTACTTAATGCTGAATTTTATGGACAAGAGCCTAAAACAAATGTCTGGTTAGCCCGATCTTCAACAAATGCCAATATTTCTGTACCGCCGGGATGGACGGCTAATATAATTCCTAGTGATCGTGTCATGGGAACTTTCATGTACGGACATTATGATAAAGCCTATAACAAACAAAGTGTTGATGCCAGTGATACAAGAACTTTTACTAAAGCCACATTCTTCTACGCAACATCCGATAAAGGCGGGAAAATTGGAACCAGTACATCAGGAATCTGTGGTTATAGAACTCTGACAATTCAGCGATTTGATACGCAAGTACAAAGCTTTATTGACAGTATTAATAACCCAAATGATAAAGATTTAACTTATGACGGCGATCTGAAAAAAGCAGTTGGTCTGAGTTCTGATGAACAAAAAACTGCTTTAAATGCGATTGTTACATTGAACCAATCTATCCAGGCAAAAAAATACAACTTTATGATTTCGTATTTGATGCAACTGGAAAAATGGTACATGGACCAAAACATCATTGTGACTGCATCTGAAAACGTGGGGGAAAATCCATTTAAGAATGCAAGCATAGCGTCCTTAGATAATTTGGTGGACAGTAATATCACTCAAGCCAATACAATTGTTAAAAACCTTCTAAGTTCAGGACATGATGCTGCCTTTGGTGCTGCGCTTGATGCACTTTCAAATATGTTGGTAGGAAAAGGTTGGACACAGGCTTCGAGTATTCGCCAACGTGTCTTAGGCTTCCAGAATGAAATGCAGAAAGCGAATAAGGCGCAAGTTTTCACTTTCTCTGACCCTGTTTTGAATGAAACTGTCGTTTCGGGGGAACAAGGTAAAGCGATTCGTGCTTCTGTTGTGGAAGCTTTTGACGCATTTACAGCTAAAATCATTACCCGACAAGACTGGAACGTGGGATTAGGAGAACTTGGTGCTTCTCAGGGGCTTTCAAATGCTACTGATGCAGCAGCAGCCCAACGATCAGCAGAAAACTACATTGCAACAAACACCACTTGGATTAATGATCTTCAAACCGCAGTTGTTTATGCGCTATTACATGGTGGTAGTGGACCTAGCGAAAAATATGCACAGCAAAAATCAAACTCAGTAAACCCTTTGTCTAAATACAATTCTGAGACTGATGTAATTGCTAATATGCAAAAAGCCGGTGAATACATGATGGCTGCATCTGTAGCTGCCAATATGTTGAAAATCAGTGTTGAATCAGTTTATTTATCTGGAAGGTTATTACCAGGATTCTTCTTTGAAGATAAAAAGAATCAGGTACTTGATGCTGTTTATCACTTTGTTTCTAGTATCGCCTATCCAATTCTAACGACATTAATGATGGCATGTATGGCTTTAGGTCTATACATGGCTGTAATTATTCCATCAATGCCTACCCTGTTCTTTACCACGGCAGTCGTTGCATGGTTTATTCACATTATTCAAGCTATGGCGGGTCTACCGTTGTGGTCATTAATGCACATGATTCCTGAGCGAACCTTTGCCGGCAGCCAGACACAAGGCTATGTGACGATCATTGCGTTATTCTTACGTCCGATCTTGACACTTGTAGGTCTGTGGTTCGGTTTCATCTTATCGAACCCTATCCTGTTCTATGTTACTGATGCTTTCTGGGGTTCACAGTTACTTCAATTTAACTCGACACAGGGGGGTGATATTTCAGCCGTATTCTTCGGCTTTGTTACCTTCGCCGGTTGGATGACAGCTTACTGCACATTGATATTAGCTGTTTGCTATATGATCTTCGGTCTCTGCTCGCAACTACCAAACACTGTACTTGAGTGGTTGGGTAGTAGCTTGAACGCGGGTAACTGGGGTGAAAGCAACGCGCAAACTTCTATTCAAGGTATTTCTGGAAATACGCCTAAAGGTGGTGGCGGTGGTAAGGAATTGAAACGCCCTAACTCTAACCCTAAAAATGGCGGTAATGAACCTTCTGGCGGTGGTGGTTCAACCGCATATAGTGGAAAATCCCCTGCTAACGGCTTAACACAAATGCCAGTTAGCCATAGTCTAACAGGTGGCGGTAAGGGCGGTTCGGGAGCCACAGGTGGAGCCGGTGCTAATGGCACAACTTCAAACCCTACTGCGGGGGGAATTGGTGGAGCCGGAGCTACAGGCGGTTCGGGTGCTACAGGTGGTGCGGGTGCTACAGGTGGAGCGGGTGCTAATGGCACAACTTCAAACCCTGCTCGCACTCAGTCATACGGTGCTAACGGCGCGACTGTTGTTGGTGGTGGCGGTAGTTATGCGGGTGGAACAAGCAATGTCCAGTCAAGCAACACTGCAACGATGACAACTAGCTTAAATAGCCAAAAACCAAAAGGCATGAGCTTTAATGCTTCTGTAACCCCTCCTATGTCATCTGGCAAAACTTCATCTAGCGGTGGAGCCAGGGGGAAAACAGGTAACGGCAAAAAAGGCGGTTAA